Proteins encoded in a region of the Devosia sp. RR2S18 genome:
- the exbD gene encoding TonB system transport protein ExbD codes for MAGGIRQNAGEDLAENHEINVTPFIDVMLVLLIIFMVAAPLSTVDINVDLPASSAAQAPRPDEPVYVTLRANLDLSLGDETVARDGLGGALDNLTANDRETRIFLRADQSVDYGELMGVMNLLRAAGYLKIALVGLETPLEPVGTSGP; via the coding sequence ATGGCTGGAGGCATTCGCCAGAACGCAGGGGAAGATCTCGCGGAGAACCACGAGATCAACGTAACGCCCTTCATCGACGTAATGCTGGTGCTCCTGATCATCTTCATGGTGGCGGCGCCACTCTCGACCGTCGACATCAATGTCGATCTCCCGGCATCCAGTGCGGCACAGGCGCCGCGCCCCGACGAGCCGGTCTATGTGACGCTCAGAGCAAATCTTGATCTTTCGCTCGGTGATGAGACAGTCGCCCGCGACGGATTGGGTGGCGCCCTGGATAACTTGACGGCGAACGATCGGGAGACGCGCATTTTTCTGCGCGCCGACCAGAGTGTCGACTACGGCGAGCTGATGGGCGTCATGAACCTGCTGCGCGCTGCCGGATACCTCAAGATCGCGCTGGTGGGGCTCGAAAC
- the exbB gene encoding tonB-system energizer ExbB produces the protein MMSRVAPRLVLVVAVAMFLQGGLALGQGVAGGVIAPDQSSSGTGSAGSAEAVPAGTGGPQLNEEAVPATPANATTSSSMELAPATQPHDYSPWGMFMAADYVVKAVMVGLALASVVTWTIWLAKTLELMGAKARLNRTLRVLQNSTSLAEAAQALARRRGAAVGLLHAAQQEVERAETVIDYADNGGIKERVGSRLGRIELAVGRRLSAGTGILASIGSVSPFVGLFGTVWGIMNSFISISAAQTSSLAVVAPGIAEALLATAIGLVAAIPAVIFYNAFARSITGYRLLLGDAAAAIERLVSSDLDHRYVARNHPGVLQAVAAE, from the coding sequence ATTATGAGCAGAGTGGCGCCTAGGCTTGTGCTGGTTGTGGCAGTAGCCATGTTCCTCCAGGGCGGTCTGGCGCTGGGTCAGGGTGTTGCCGGGGGCGTGATTGCTCCCGATCAGTCGTCTTCAGGAACCGGATCGGCGGGCTCGGCTGAAGCAGTTCCTGCCGGTACTGGTGGGCCTCAATTGAACGAGGAGGCTGTGCCTGCGACACCGGCAAACGCCACCACCAGTTCTTCAATGGAGCTAGCGCCGGCCACACAGCCGCATGACTATTCGCCTTGGGGCATGTTCATGGCCGCCGACTATGTGGTGAAAGCCGTCATGGTCGGTTTGGCGCTTGCCTCGGTGGTAACCTGGACGATCTGGCTGGCCAAGACGCTGGAACTCATGGGAGCCAAAGCCCGGCTGAACCGCACTTTGCGCGTGCTGCAGAATTCTACCTCACTTGCCGAGGCAGCGCAGGCGCTGGCGCGTCGGCGTGGCGCTGCAGTGGGCCTGCTCCATGCAGCCCAGCAAGAGGTGGAGCGCGCCGAAACGGTCATTGATTATGCCGACAACGGCGGCATCAAGGAGCGGGTGGGCTCCCGGCTCGGTCGCATCGAATTGGCTGTCGGCCGGCGCCTGTCGGCGGGAACTGGCATCCTCGCCAGCATCGGGTCAGTCTCTCCATTCGTAGGCCTCTTCGGAACCGTTTGGGGCATTATGAACTCGTTTATCAGCATCTCCGCCGCGCAGACCAGCAGCCTCGCCGTCGTTGCGCCAGGCATTGCCGAGGCTTTGCTAGCCACCGCCATTGGCCTCGTGGCGGCCATTCCGGCGGTTATCTTCTACAACGCCTTTGCGCGCTCCATCACGGGCTACCGACTGCTTCTGGGAGACGCCGCGGCCGCTATCGAACGGCTGGTCAGCAGCGATCTCGACCATCGCTATGTTGCCCGCAATCACCCGGGCGTCCTCCAAGCAGTAGCGGCGGAGTAG
- a CDS encoding helix-turn-helix domain-containing protein, whose amino-acid sequence MEYAFDAGQVTIEAGRLVAFWAGIPHQTMRLGPNTEAGRQLNIYLPMDSFLAMPQLGRLTETLMGGGVIALTTECVGLEALERWHADYRSGNSLRTDLVRAEIGTMFRRAAMTGWDTLLPAWIDQVGTRTRTGSPVRYVVQMVRHIVENITDPLNANDIAEVVGLHPNYATNLFTKVMHISVQKFVIRMRLIRARSLLFDGTLSVANVALEAGFTSQTQFYEHFRRAYGMTPTQMRRDTIG is encoded by the coding sequence ATGGAATATGCCTTCGACGCTGGACAGGTGACAATCGAGGCAGGGCGCCTGGTGGCATTCTGGGCAGGCATCCCGCACCAAACGATGCGCTTGGGGCCGAATACCGAGGCCGGCCGACAGCTCAACATCTACCTGCCCATGGATTCGTTTCTCGCAATGCCGCAGCTGGGCCGGTTGACGGAAACGCTGATGGGTGGCGGCGTGATCGCTTTGACGACGGAATGCGTCGGGCTGGAGGCGCTGGAACGCTGGCACGCTGACTATCGCAGCGGAAACTCGCTGCGCACCGATCTGGTGCGCGCGGAGATCGGAACGATGTTTCGCCGCGCCGCCATGACAGGCTGGGATACGTTACTGCCCGCCTGGATCGACCAGGTGGGGACCCGGACCCGTACAGGCTCCCCGGTACGCTATGTGGTGCAGATGGTTCGCCATATCGTCGAGAACATCACCGATCCTTTGAACGCGAACGACATCGCCGAAGTGGTCGGGCTGCACCCCAACTACGCGACAAACCTCTTCACCAAGGTCATGCACATATCCGTCCAGAAGTTCGTTATCCGCATGCGTCTGATTCGCGCGCGCTCCCTGCTGTTCGACGGGACCCTTTCAGTAGCGAACGTGGCGCTGGAGGCGGGGTTTACCTCCCAGACTCAATTTTATGAGCATTTCCGACGCGCCTACGGCATGACTCCCACGCAAATGCGGCGCGATACCATCGGCTAG